One window from the genome of Saccharomyces mikatae IFO 1815 strain IFO1815 genome assembly, chromosome: 2 encodes:
- the MEO1 gene encoding Meo1p (similar to Saccharomyces cerevisiae YBR126W-A) produces the protein MTTTPDKQKQQQQDQPQDKSFDYAHMCKCIAMFFVVTGVVLMFFETGLDPLQKLQIKQIHQSDAIPRA, from the coding sequence ATGACTACTACCCCTGACAAAcagaaacaacaacagcaagaTCAACCACAGGACAAATCGTTCGACTATGCTCACATGTGTAAATGCATCGCAATGTTCTTTGTGGTTACAGGCGTGGTGTTGATGTTTTTCGAGACCGGGTTGGATCCACTACAGAAACTGCAAATCAAGCAAATTCACCAGTCGGATGCTATTCCTCGCGCCTGA
- the TEF2 gene encoding translation elongation factor EF-1 alpha (similar to Saccharomyces cerevisiae TEF2 (YBR118W) and TEF1 (YPR080W); ancestral locus Anc_3.378), producing the protein MGKEKSHINVVVIGHVDSGKSTTTGHLIYKCGGIDKRTIEKFEKEAAELGKGSFKYAWVLDKLKAERERGITIDIALWKFETPKYQVTVIDAPGHRDFIKNMITGTSQADCAILIIAGGVGEFEAGISKDGQTREHALLAFTLGVRQLIVAVNKMDSVKWDESRFQEIVKETSNFIKKVGYNPKTVPFVPISGWNGDNMIEATTNAPWYKGWEKETKAGVVKGKTLLEAIDAIEQPSRPTDKPLRLPLQDVYKIGGIGTVPVGRVETGVIKPGMVVTFAPAGVTTEVKSVEMHHEQLEQGVPGDNVGFNVKNVSVKEIRRGNVCGDSKNDPPKGCASFNATVIVLNHPGQISAGYSPVLDCHTAHIACRFDELLEKNDRRSGKKLEDHPKFLKSGDAALVKFVPSKPMCVEAFSEYPPLGRFAVRDMRQTVAVGVIKSVDKTEKAAKVTKAAQKAAKK; encoded by the coding sequence ATGGGTAAAGAGAAGTCTCACATTAACGTTGTCGTTATCGGTCATGTCGATTCTGGTAAGTCTACCACTACCGGTCATTTGATTTACAAGTGTGGTGGTATTGACAAGAGAACCATTGAAAAGTTCGAAAAGGAAGCCGCTGAATTAGGTAAGGGTTCTTTCAAGTACGCTTGGGTTTTGGACAAGTTAAAGgctgaaagagaaagaggtATCACTATCGATATTGCTTTGTGGAAGTTCGAAACTCCAAAGTACCAAGTTACCGTTATTGATGCTCCAGGTCACAGAGATTTCATCAAGAACATGATTACTGGTACTTCTCAAGCTGATTGTGCTATCTTGATTATTGCTGGTGGTGTCGGTGAATTCGAAGCCGGTATCTCTAAGGATGGTCAAACCAGAGAACACGCTTTGTTGGCTTTCACCTTGGGTGTTAGACAATTGATTGTTGCTGTCAACAAGATGGACTCCGTCAAATGGGACGAATCCAGATTCCAAGAAATTGTCAAGGAAACCTCCAACTTTATCAAGAAGGTTGGTTACAACCCAAAGACTGTTCCATTCGTCCCAATCTCTGGTTGGAACGGTGACAACATGATTGAAGCTACCACCAACGCTCCATGGTACAAGGGTTgggaaaaagaaaccaaGGCTGGTGTCGTCAAGGGTAAGACCTTGTTGGAAGCCATTGACGCTATTGAACAACCATCTAGACCAACTGACAAGCCATTGAGATTGCCATTGCAAGATGTTTACAAGATCGGTGGTATCGGTACTGTGCCAGTCGGTAGAGTTGAAACCGGTGTCATCAAGCCAGGTATGGTTGTTACTTTCGCCCCAGCCGGTGTTACCACTGAAGTCAAGTCCGTTGAAATGCATCACGAACAATTGGAACAAGGTGTTCCAGGTGACAACGTTGGTTTCAACGTCAAGAATGTTTCCGTCAAGGAAATCAGAAGAGGTAACGTCTGTGGTGACTCCAAGAACGATCCACCAAAGGGTTGTGCTTCTTTCAACGCTACCGTCATTGTTTTGAACCATCCAGGTCAAATCTCTGCTGGTTACTCTCCAGTTTTGGATTGTCACACTGCTCACATTGCTTGTAGATTCGACGAattgttggaaaagaaCGACAGAAGATCTGGTAAGAAGTTGGAAGACCATCCAAAATTCTTGAAGTCCGGTGACGCTGCTTTGGTCAAGTTCGTTCCATCTAAGCCAATGTGTGTTGAAGCTTTCAGTGAATACCCACCATTAGGTAGATTCGCTGTCAGAGACATGAGACAAACTGTCGCTGTCGGTGTTATCAAGTCTGTTGACAAGACTGAAAAGGCCGCTAAGGTTACCAAGGCTGCTCAAAAGGCTGCTAAGAAATAA
- the TFC1 gene encoding transcription factor TFIIIC subunit TFC1 (similar to Saccharomyces cerevisiae TFC1 (YBR123C); ancestral locus Anc_3.384) yields the protein MSTDGTEEPLATLSSIPDSTADQVPPIIADEYTLDLPRIPSLELPLNVSTKHASIKRAIKMCGGIEKVKEAFREHGPIESQNGLELYLNDGNDKDGSKGYFNEHPIIGKRVPFRDESVILKVTMPKGTLAKNNNSVKDSISSLKDSNKLRVTPVSIVDNTIKFREMSDFQIKLDNVPSAKEFKSSFGSLEWGNFKNFVNSVPDNDSQPQENIGNLILDRSVKIPSTDFQLPPPPKLSMVGFPLLYKYKANPFAKKKNGVTEVKGTYIKNYQLFVHDLSDRTVIPSQAHEQVLNDFEVAKKTKIYPGTKSDSKFYQSLEECLQILRKLFASRPIWVKRHLDGIVPKKVHHTIKIALSLISYRFTMGPWRNTYIKFGIDPRSSVEYAKYQTEYFKIERKLLSSPIVKKNVPNPPPLVFESDNPGDIDSRFKFDGKRVPWYLMLQIDLLVGEPNIAEVFNNVQYLDKANELTGWFRELDLVKIRRIVKYELGCMVQGNYEYNKYKLKYFKTMLFVKESMVPDNKNPEEEMGVNANTDADGDVNMDDGSQGSSNPTKEDKGTVVGDDYEDNDAITEEPDDAALENEEMDTDQNLKVPAIIEDYADDGDADEEVQESFDIKTASFQDIINKIAKLDPKAAETMKKELKGFVNEVNL from the coding sequence ATGTCAACAGATGGTACAGAGGAACCCCTTGCTACACTTTCATCAATTCCGGATTCAACCGCTGACCAGGTACCACCAATAATAGCAGATGAATATACATTGGATCTGCCCAGAATTCCTAGCTTGGAGTTACCACTTAACGTGTCCACAAAGCACGCTAGCATAAAAAGAGCTATAAAAATGTGTGGAGGCATCGAAAAAGTTAAGGAAGCCTTTAGAGAACATGGACCTATCGAATCTCAGAATGGATTGGAATTATATTTGAACGATGGTAATGATAAGGACGGATCCAAGGGCTATTTCAACGAGCACCCTATAATTGGTAAAAGGGTCCCCTTCAGAGATGAATCTGTCATCTTAAAAGTCACAATGCCCAAGGGTACCTTGgcaaaaaataacaatagcGTTAAAGATTCTATTAGTTCCTTGAAGGATTCAAACAAACTACGAGTCACTCCTGTTTCTATAGTAGATAATACTATAAAATTTAGAGAAATGTCAGACTTTCAAATTAAACTAGATAATGTCCCTTCTGCAAAGGAATTCAAAAGTAGCTTTGGCTCTTTGGAATGGGgtaatttcaaaaactttgtGAATTCTGTACCAGATAATGACTCCCAACCACAAGAAAACATTGGTAATCTGATTTTAGACCGTAGCGTCAAAATCCCAAGCACAGATTTTCAATTGCCGCCGCCTCCTAAGTTATCGATGGTTGGTTTCCCTCTGctttataaatataaagCTAATccttttgcaaaaaaaaaaaacggtGTTACAGAAGTGAAGGGGACATATATCAAAAACTACCAATTGTTTGTGCATGATCTGAGCGATAGAACGGTTATTCCATCCCAAGCCCATGAACAGGTATTGAACGATTTTGAAGTGGccaagaaaacaaaaatttacCCAGGCACAAAAAGTGActcaaaattttatcaatcACTAGAAGAATGTTTACAAATTCTGAGAAAATTATTTGCTAGCCGTCCAATTTGGGTCAAAAGACATCTTGACGGGATTGTACCGAAGAAGGTACATCATACTATAAAGATAGCACTTTCACTCATATCTTATCGTTTCACAATGGGACCTTGGAGGAATACATATATTAAGTTCGGCATAGACCCTAGAAGTTCTGTGGAGTATGCTAAATATCAGACTGAATATTTTAAGATCGAAAGGAAATTGTTATCATCTCCTAtagttaaaaaaaatgttccTAACCCTCCCCCCTTGGTATTTGAATCAGACAACCCGGGAGATATTGATAGTAGGTTCAAATTTGATGGGAAGAGAGTCCCGTGGTACTTGATGTTGCAAATTGATCTATTAGTTGGTGAGCCAAACATTGCAGAAGTTTTTAATAATGTTCAATATTTAGATAAGGCGAATGAATTAACAGGATGGTTTAGAGAATTAGATTTGgtgaaaataagaagaatagTAAAATACGAACTTGGGTGCATGGTCCAAGGAAATTATGAATACAATAAATACAAGTTGAAATACTTCAAGACAATGCTATTTGTTAAAGAGTCCATGGTGCCAGACAACAAAAATCCAGAGGAGGAAATGGGAGTCAACGCCAATACAGACGCGGATGGGGATGTAAATATGGACGATGGCAGTCAAGGGTCATCAAATCCTACAAAGGAGGATAAGGGTACTGTTGTTGGCGATGACTATGAAGATAATGACGCAATAACTGAAGAACCAGATGATGCCGctttagaaaatgaagaaatggaCACTGATCAGAATTTGAAGGTGCCTGCGATTATAGAGGATTATGCGGATGATGGTGATGCAGACGAAGAAGTACAAGAGAGTTTCGACATCAAAACAGCGAGCTTCCAAGACATCATTAATAAAATAGCTAAACTCGATCCCAAGGCTGCCGAGacaatgaagaaagaactCAAAGGTTTTGTCAATGAAGTCAATTTATAG
- the PTC4 gene encoding type 2C protein phosphatase PTC4 (similar to Saccharomyces cerevisiae PTC4 (YBR125C); ancestral locus Anc_3.385) produces the protein MGQLLSHPLTEKTIEYNEYKNNQTSAGIVPRFYNCVGSMQGYRLTQEDAHLIRNENSILHVRFFNPFIDKYETLSLNVFAVFDGHGGDDCSKFLSGGRHHRDGNGSSNGNGENNAGLIKWIAYSFENHHYTSSMKNDSTKFKRSFNTLEGLVSQILKDAFILQDEELYRHFSNSSCGSTAVVACIINEESLYVANCGDSRCILSSKANGIKTMSFDHKPQHIGELIRINDNGGTVSLGRVGGVLALSRAFSDFQFKRGVTYPQRRTKLTNVTQNSTSGTPPQEAQVTVEPDVLMHKIDYSKDEFLVLACDGIWDIYNNKQLIHFIKYHLVSGTKLDAIITKLLDHGIAQANSNTGVGFDNMTVIIVVLNKKGETLQDWFNKMKIRLERERGLV, from the coding sequence atgGGTCAATTGCTTTCTCACCCTTTGACGGAGAAGACCATAGAATATaatgaatataaaaacAATCAGACGTCAGCTGGCATCGTCCCCCGATTTTACAATTGTGTGGGGTCGATGCAAGGTTATCGTTTAACTCAGGAAGATGCACATTTGattagaaatgaaaattccATTTTACACGTACGATTTTTCAACCCGTTTATAGATAAGTATGAAACCTTATCGTTGAACGTCTTCGCGGTATTCGATGGTCACGGCGGTGATGATTGTTCTAAATTTCTAAGCGGGGGGCGTCACCATCGAGATGGTAACGGCAGTAGCAACGGTAATGGTGAAAATAATGCTGGATTAATCAAATGGATTGCCTACAGCTTTGAAAACCATCATTACacttcttcaatgaaaaatgattcaactaaattcaaaagatcttttAACACGTTAGAAGGACTCGTATCTCAAATTCTAAAGGACGCTTTCATATTACAAGATGAAGAGTTATATCGACATTTTTCCAATAGTTCATGTGGATCTACAGCCGTAGTCGCATGTATCATAAACGAGGAATCATTGTACGTGGCTAACTGCGGTGATTCACGATGTATTCTTTCTTCGAAAGCCAATGGCATAAAGACAATGTCCTTTGACCACAAGCCACAACACATAGGTGAATTAATACGTATAAATGATAACGGTGGCACTGTTTCCCTTGGTAGAGTGGGTGGAGTACTTGCTCTCAGTAGAGCATTCAGtgattttcaattcaaaagaGGTGTCACCTATCCACAGAGAAGAACAAAGCTAACAAATGTTACTCAAAATTCAACTTCTGGAACTCCTCCACAGGAAGCACAAGTTACTGTCGAACCAGATGTTCTGATGCACAAGATTGACTATTCTAAAGATGAGTTTTTAGTATTGGCTTGTGACGGTATATGGGATATTTATAACAATAAACAGTTAATTCACTTCATAAAGTATCACCTAGTATCAGGAACAAAGTTGGATGCTATAATAACGAAATTGCTGGACCACGGTATAGCGCAGGCTAATAGTAATACAGGTGTCGGATTCGATAATATGACTGTCATCATTGTAGTGCTGAATAAGAAAGGAGAGACATTGCAGGACTGGTTTAATAAAATGAAGATCCGTTTGGAAAGAGAGAGAGGTTTAGTGTAA
- the MRPL36 gene encoding mitochondrial 54S ribosomal protein bL31m (similar to Saccharomyces cerevisiae MRPL36 (YBR122C); ancestral locus Anc_3.383), translating to MLKFLLGKRFASTGSYPGSTRITLPRRPAKKIRLGKSRPAIYHQFDVKMELSDGSVIIRRSQYPKSEIRLIQDQRNNPLWNPSRDDLVIVDANSGGSLDRFKKRYSALYSVDTTPINSGSEESELPKESKEEAQIEKEEGKELSEKAFGMDDYLSLLDDGEQQIKSGKLASKKRDKK from the coding sequence ATGCTAAAGTTTTTACTCGGCAAGCGATTCGCTTCCACTGGTTCATATCCTGGCTCTACAAGAATCACTTTACCTAGAAGACctgcaaagaaaattcgTCTAGGAAAATCACGACCGGCTATTTACCACCAATTCGACGTCAAAATGGAGTTAAGTGATGGCAGTGTCATTATCCGAAGATCTCAGTATCCAAAGAGTGAAATCAGACTGATTCAAGATCAAAGAAACAACCCGCTGTGGAATCCTAGTAGGGACGATTTAGTCATCGTGGATGCTAATTCCGGCGGTAGCCTGGACAGATTCAAAAAGAGGTATAGTGCATTGTATTCCGTCGATACAACGCCTATTAACTCTGGCTCTGAAGAATCTGAGCTACCTAAAGAgagtaaagaagaagcacaGATAGAGAAGGAAGAGGGGAAAGAATTATCTGAAAAAGCATTTGGTATGGATGACTACTTATCGCTGTTAGACGATGGTGAACAACAGATTAAGTCTGGTAAGTTGGCCAGTAAGAAAAGAGACAAAAAGTAG
- the CBP6 gene encoding Cbp6p (similar to Saccharomyces cerevisiae CBP6 (YBR120C); ancestral locus Anc_3.380) translates to MSSSNAVKESAKKLVNLLEKYPKDRIPHLVSFKDIQIARFGRVAGLPNVDHEGNSIKQKKPSIDEIKSIINRTSGPLGLNKEMLTKIQNKIIDEKFTEESINEQFRALSCIMNNKFRNYYDVGDKLYKPAGNPHYYQRLIDAVDGKKKENLLTAMRTVLFGK, encoded by the coding sequence atgtcttcttcaaatgctGTAAAAGAATCAGCTAAAAAGTTAGTTAATTTACTGGAGAAATATCCAAAGGACCGTATTCCTCACCTGGTCTCATTCAAAGATATACAAATAGCAAGATTTGGACGTGTAGCGGGTCTTCCAAATGTAGATCACGAAGGGAACAgtataaaacaaaagaaacctTCTATAGATGAGATAAAGAGTATCATTAATAGAACTTCGGGGCCATTAGGACTAAATAAAGAGATGTTGaccaaaattcaaaataaaataattgatgaaaaattcacaGAAGAAAGTATTAACGAGCAGTTTCGCGCCTTGAGCTGtataatgaataacaaGTTCAGAAATTATTATGATGTTGGTGACAAGCTCTATAAACCCGCAGGAAATCCCCATTATTATCAGAGATTAATAGATGCCGTTGACGgtaagaaaaaggaaaacttGCTTACCGCAATGAGAACTGTATTATTTGGTAAATAG
- the GRS1 gene encoding glycine--tRNA ligase (similar to Saccharomyces cerevisiae GRS1 (YBR121C) and GRS2 (YPR081C); ancestral locus Anc_3.381) has protein sequence MSVEDIKKARAAVPFNREQLESVLRGRFFYAPAFDLYGGVSGLYDYGPPGCAFQNNIIDAWRKHFILEEDMLEVDCTMLTPYEVLKTSGHVDKFSDWMCRDLKTGEIFRADHLVEEVLEARLKGDQEARGLVEDANAAAKDDAEKKKRKKKVKQIKAVKLDDDVVKEYEGILAKIDGYSGPQLGELMEKYDIGNPVTGETLESPRAFNLMFETAIGPSGQLKGYLRPETAQGQFLNFNKLLEFNNSKTPFASASIGKSFRNEISPRAGLLRVREFLMAEIEHFVDPLDKSHPKFDEIKDIKLSFLPRDVQEAGSTEPIVKTVGEAVASRMVDNETLGYFIARIYQFLMKIGVDESKLRFRQHMANEMAHYAADCWDGELKTSYGWIECVGCADRSAYDLTVHSKKTKEKLVVRQKLENPIEVTKWEIDLTKKLFGPKFRKDAPKVESHLLNMSQDDLASKAALLKKDGKFTIKVDGVDNEVELDDKLVKIEQRTKIEHVREYVPSVIEPSFGIGRIIYSVFEHSFWNRPEDNARSVLSFPPLVAPTKVLLVPLSNHKDLVPVTTEVSKILRKSQIPFKVDDSGVSIGKRYARNDELGTPFGVTIDFESAKDHSVTLRERDSTKQVRGSVEDVIKAIRDITYNGASWEEGTKNLAPFAAQVENETE, from the coding sequence atgagTGTGGAAGACATCAAAAAGGCTAGAGCCGCTGTTCCATTCAACAGAGAACAGCTAGAAAGTGTTTTGAGAGGAAGATTTTTCTATGCCCCAGCTTTTGACTTGTACGGTGGTGTTTCTGGTTTATATGATTATGGTCCACCAGGTTGTGCATTCCAAAATAACATCATTGATGCCTGGAGAAAGCATTTCATTCTAGAAGAGGATATGTTGGAAGTCGACTGTACCATGTTAACTCCGTATGAGGTTTTAAAGACTTCAGGCCATGTTGATAAATTTTCTGACTGGATGTGCAGAGATTTGAAGACCGGTGAGATTTTCAGAGCTGACCATTTAGTTGAAGAAGTTTTGGAAGCTCGTTTAAAAGGTGATCAAGAAGCTAGAGGTTTAGTTGAGGATGCGAATGCTGCCGCCAAGGATGACGccgaaaagaaaaagagaaagaagaaggttaAGCAAATCAAGGCAGTTAAGTTGGATGACGACGTTGTCAAAGAATATGAAGGAATTTTGGCTAAGATTGATGGTTATTCTGGTCCACAGTTAGGAGAATTGATGGAAAAATACGATATCGGTAACCCAGTAACCGGAGAAACTTTAGAATCTCCTAGAGCTTTCAACCTGATGTTTGAAACTGCTATTGGTCCTTCTGGTCAATTGAAGGGATACCTAAGACCAGAAACTGCTCAAGGTCAATTTCTGAACTTCAACAAGTTGTTAGAATTTAACAACAGTAAGACCCCTTTCGCTTCCGCCTCTATTGGTAAATCATTTAGAAATGAGATTTCCCCAAGAGCTGGTTTATTAAGAGTTCGTGAATTTCTAATGGCCGAAATTGAACATTTTGTTGACCCATTGGATAAATCCCATCCAAAATTCGACGAGATCAAAGACATTAAGCTTTCCTTTTTACCTCGTGATGTTCAAGAGGCTGGTTCTACTGAACCCATCGTAAAAACGGTTGGTGAAGCCGTTGCTTCAAGAATGGTCGATAATGAAACTTTGGGTTACTTTATTGCAAGAATTTACcagtttttgatgaaaattgGTGTAGACGAATCCAAGTTGAGATTCCGTCAACATATGGCCAATGAAATGGCACACTATGCTGCCGACTGTTGGGATGGTGAACTGAAGACTTCCTATGGCTGGATTGAATGTGTTGGATGTGCCGATAGATCTGCCTATGATTTAACCGTTCATTCCAAAAAGACCAAAGAGAAATTGGTTGTTAGACAAAAATTAGAGAATCCAATTGAAGTCACTAAATGGGAAATTGATTTGACGAAGAAATTGTTCGGTCCAAAATTCAGAAAAGACGCACCAAAAGTTGAATCCCACTTATTAAATATGTCTCAAGATGATTTGGCTTCCAAAGCTGCGTTATTAAAGAAGGATGGAAAGTTTACTATAAAGGTCGATGGAGTTGATAACGAAGTCGAGTTGGATGACAAATTGGTTAAGATCGAACAAAGAACAAAGATTGAACACGTCAGAGAATATGTTCCAAGTGTGATTGAACCATCTTTTGGTATTGGTCGTATCATTTACTCCGTTTTTGAACACTCTTTTTGGAACAGACCTGAAGACAATGCTAGAAGTGTTCTTTCCTTCCCACCTTTAGTTGCTCCAACAAAGGTTCTGCTGGTTCCTTTATCTAACCACAAAGATTTAGTTCCTGTTACAACTGAAGTCTCCAAAATTTTAAGAAAGTCTCAAATCCCATTCAAGGTCGATGACTCTGGTGTTTCCATTGGTAAAAGATATGCTCGTAACGATGAATTAGGTACTCCTTTTGGTGTCACCATTGACTTTGAATCCGCTAAGGACCATTCCGTTACTTTGAGGGAAAGAGATTCTACCAAGCAAGTTAGAGGTTCTGTCGAGGATGTTATCAAGGCTATCCGTGATATCACTTACAATGGTGCTTCCTGGGAAGAGGGTACTAAGAACTTGGCTCCTTTTGCCGCCCaagttgaaaatgaaactgaATAA
- the MUD1 gene encoding Mud1p (similar to Saccharomyces cerevisiae MUD1 (YBR119W); ancestral locus Anc_3.379) codes for MIIYNRLYFQNLPNRPANKDNYIRFLLKCISPNNKYAINPSLPLPHQKLHTSSQPFTLLDDQIGLVEVSVSRSSKMSNQAFLTFTTQAEAERFLNKYTTTALKVQGRKVRIEMARTNSILGLSMEIQKNKENNESHYLDLKKVLKARKLKRRLANDHVYSKKFKLKRQIRRLKHKLRLRKIEDPEINRIVKEFETRRLKNIIPQRETPKKALESLEPPKNSSTIENPPNKVLLIQNLPSGTTEQLLSQILGNDALIEIRLVSVRNLAFVEYETVSDATKIKSQLGPVYKLQNNDVTIGFAK; via the coding sequence ATGATAATATATAACAGACTCTACTTTCAGAATTTACCCAATAGGCCGGCGAACAAAGATAATTATATcagatttcttttgaaatgcATCAGCCCTAACAATAAGTATGCTATAAATCCATCATTGCCGCTTCCTCACCAGAAACTACACACTTCTTCACAACCGTTCACATTATTAGATGATCAAATAGGCCTCGTAGAGGTTTCCGTTTCAAGGTCATCCAAGATGTCCAACCAAGCATTTTTGACATTTACAACTCAAGCTGAAGCAGAAAGGTTTTTAAACAAATACACGACAACAGCATTAAAGGTTCAAGGTCGTAAAGTCAGAATTGAAATGGCTCGAACGAACTCGATATTAGGCCTCTCAATGGAAAttcagaaaaataaagagaataATGAAAGTCACTATCTTGATTTAAAAAAGGTACTAAAAGCAAGAAAACTCAAACGCAGGCTAGCCAATGACCATGTGTACTCCAAGAAGTTTAAGCTTAAAAGACAAATAAGACGCCTAAAGCATAAACTAAGATTGAGAAAGATAGAAGATCCAGAAATTAATAGGATtgttaaagaatttgaaacaCGTAGGttgaagaatataataCCTCAACGAGAGACCCCAAAAAAAGCATTGGAATCTCTGGAACCaccaaaaaattcaagtaCCATTGAAAATCCACCGAATAAAGTTCTTCTAATACAAAATTTACCAAGTGGAACTACAGAACAATTATTATCACAAATACTTGGAAATGATGCGCTAATTGAAATCAGATTAGTTAGTGTTCGAAACCTAGCTTTCGTTGAATACGAAACTGTTAGTGATGCTACTAAAATCAAAAGTCAATTAGGACCAGTTTACAAGCTACAAAACAACGATGTTACCATAGGATTTGCTAAGTAG
- the TPS1 gene encoding alpha,alpha-trehalose-phosphate synthase (UDP-forming) TPS1 (similar to Saccharomyces cerevisiae TPS1 (YBR126C); ancestral locus Anc_3.386) produces MTTDNAKTQLTSSSGGNIIVVSNRLPVTITKNNSTGQYEYAMSSGGLVTALEGLKKTYTFKWFGWPGLEIPDDEKDQVRKDLLEKFNAVPIFLSDEIADLHYNGFSNSILWPLFHYHPGEINFDENAWLAYNEANQTFTNEIAKTMNDNDLIWVHDYHLMLVPEMLRVKIQEKQLQNVKVGWFLHTPFPSSEIYRILPVRQEILKGVLSCDLVGFHTYDYARHFLSSVQRVLNVNTLPNGVEYQGRFVNVGAFPIGIDVDKFTDGLKKESVQKRIQQLKETFKGCKIIVGVDRLDYIKGVPQKLHAMEVFLSEHPEWRGKVVLVQVAVPSRGDVEEYQYLRSVVNELVGRINGQFGTVEFVPIHFMHKSIPFEELISLYAVSDVCLVSSTRDGMNLVSYEYIACQEEKKGSLILSEFTGAAQSLNGAIIVNPWNTDDLSDAINEALTLPDVKKEVNWEKLYKYISKYTSAFWGENFVHELYSTSSSSTSSSATKN; encoded by the coding sequence ATGACTACGGATAACGCTAAGACGCAATTAACCTCGTCTTCTGGGGGTAACATCATTGTGGTGTCTAACAGACTACCCGTGACGATCACTAAGAACAACAGTACGGGCCAATACGAGTACGCAATGTCGTCCGGGGGGTTGGTAACAGCGCTGGAAGGGTTGAAGAAAACGTACACGTTTAAGTGGTTCGGGTGGCCCGGACTAGAGATCCCTGATGATGAGAAGGATCAGGTGAGGAAGGACCTGCTGGAGAAGTTTAATGCCGTACCCATCTTCTTGAGCGATGAAATTGCAGACTTACACTATAATGGGTTCAGTAACTCTATTCTATGGCCGCTATTCCATTACCATCCCGGTGAGATCAACTTTGACGAGAATGCGTGGTTGGCCTACAACGAGGCCAACCAGACGTTTACCAACGAGATAGCTAAGACTATGAATGATAACGACTTGATCTGGGTACATGATTACCATTTGATGTTGGTGCCAGAAATGTTGAGAGTTAAGATTCAAGAGAAGCAGCTGCAAAACGTCAAGGTGGGGTGGTTCCTGCATACGCCTTTCCCTTCAAGTGAGATTTACAGGATCTTGCCTGTCAGGCAGGAGATCCTGAAAGGTGTTTTGAGTTGTGACTTGGTCGGGTTCCATACATACGACTATGCGAGACATTTTCTGTCTTCCGTGCAAAGAGTGCTTAACGTGAATACATTGCCCAATGGAGTCGAATATCAGGGCAGGTTTGTTAACGTAGGGGCGTTCCCGATCGGTATCGACGTGGACAAGTTCACCGAtggtttgaaaaaggaatcTGTTCAAAAGAGAATCCAGCAATTAAAGGAGACATTCAAAGGCTGCAAGATTATAGTTGGTGTCGACAGACTGGATTATATCAAAGGTGTGCCTCAAAAGCTGCATGCTATGGAGGTGTTCCTGAGCGAGCATCCAGAATGGAGGGGCAAAGTCGTGCTTGTACAGGTAGCAGTGCCAAGCCGTGGAGATGTGGAAGAGTACCAATACTTGAGGTCTGTAGTCAACGAGTTGGTCGGGAGAATTAACGGTCAGTTTGGTACTGTCGAATTCGTTCCTATCCATTTCATGCACAAGTCCATCCCATTTGAAGAGCTTATCTCCCTATACGCTGTAAGTGATGTCTGTTTGGTTTCCTCCACTCGTGACGGTATGAACTTGGTTTCCTACGAATACATTGCTTgccaagaagaaaagaagggCTCTTTGATCCTGAGTGAGTTCACAGGTGCTGCACAGTCTCTGAACGGTGCTATCATTGTAAATCCTTGGAACACTGACGACCTTTCTGATGCCATCAACGAAGCTTTGACCTTGCCTGAtgtgaagaaagaagttaATTGGGAAAAACTGTACAAGTACATCTCCAAATATACTTCTGCTTTCTGGGGtgaaaattttgttcaCGAACTATACAGCACATCATCAAGCTCAACAAGCTCTTCTGCTACTAAGAACTGA